A stretch of Fusarium poae strain DAOMC 252244 chromosome 2, whole genome shotgun sequence DNA encodes these proteins:
- a CDS encoding hypothetical protein (TransMembrane:18 (o102-122i129-150o176-198i210-228o234-256i277-295o301-319i351-372o426-446i479-499o505-524i531-547o553-572i593-612o632-649i661-680o692-718i739-758o)~BUSCO:4196at5125) — protein MAPSLFRKRHEAEDIIPIPGPLETVSASGRDYLENLQQFEKSHKFDPNLPIDDLTDVDAAIATGNAEKGIEIEHALMEDNSPYPEVRSVVRNYDVDVPANTIRAWVIGLVLCTIGSGVNMLFSLRNPSVTVTTYVVQLVAYPFGLGWDLIMPDREWNLFGLKFNLKPGKFNYKEHVVIVAMSNAAYGGGVLYATDVLLAQQIFYGQEFGWAFQILFGITTLCTGYGLAGLARRFLVWPAAMIWPTDLVNCALFYTLHDHSGSDPTKTNGWKMGRYRWFLIVGCGGFVWYWFPGWIFKGLSYFTWVCWIAPHNVTVNKLFGGMTGYGLMPTSFDWTVYSGYLQSPLIPPFHAIANVLVGIVVFFICISMGIHFTGTWYADYFPVQSSESYDNTGAIYNVSRILDSNFHFNETAYKEYSPLFLPTQFALSYGLSFAAVTAVVVHVVLYHGHEIWRQFKLARNQEDDVHMRLMKKYRDAEDWWYAALFIVMVAISIGVIAGWPTGFPVWAYFICLLIPVLWLIPIGVVQAITNIQLGLNVLTEFIIGYMVPGRPMAMMMFKNYGYICMGQALYFAQDLKLGHYMKVPPRVMFSSQLVASIWSAIVQICVMNWALGHIPDVCSIDQPNNYTCPGGRVFYTASVIWGAIGPARIFSHGAIYSSLQWFWLVGAVTPIITWLLARKWPRSIWRYVSTPLIYGGAGMLPPASVYIYLCWGIVGAFFNRFVKRRYTGWWLQYNYVTSAALDCGLIMSTMVIFFTLYLTSASPPNWWGNYGAMETMDWKTHAISKSVPEGTIIGPSTWN, from the exons ATGGCGCCCTCTCTCTTTCGCAAGCGCCACGAGGCCGAGGATATTATTCCTATCCCCGGCCCCCTCGAGACTGTCTCCGCCTCCGGTCGCGATTATCTCGAGAACCTTCAACAATTCGAAAAGTCGCACAAGTTCGATCCCAACTTGCCCATCGACGACCTCACCGATGTTGACGCCGCTATCGCGACAGGAAACGCTGAGAAGGGAATTGAGATTGAGCATGCGCTCATGGAAGATAACAGTCCCTATCCTGAAGTCCGATCTGTCGTCCGAAACTACGATGTTGACGTCCCCGCCAACACCATCCGTGCTTGGGTCATTGGCCTGGTTCTGTGCACTATCGGCTCTGGCGTTAACATGCTCTTCTCGCTGCGAAATCCTAGTGTCACGGTCACTACCTATGTTGTCCAGCTTGTCGCATACCCTTTTGGTCTCGGCTGGGACTTGATCATGCCCGATCGTGAATGGAACTTATTTGGCCTCAAATTCAACCTGAAGCCTGGTAAATTCAACTACAAGGAGCATGTGGTGATTGTCGCCATGTCAAAT GCTGCCTATGGTGGCGGTGTCCTCTACGCAACCGATGTACTTCTTGCCCAACAGATTTTCTATGGTCAGGAGTTTGGCTGGGCGTTCCAGATCCTGTTCGGCATAACTACTCTTTGCACTGGTTATGGACTGGCCGGTCTTGCCCGTCGTTTCTTGGTGTGGCCAGCTGCCATGATCTGGCCTACTGATCTAGTCAACTGCGCCTTGTTTTACACGCTTCACGACCACTCTGGTTCCGACCCCACCAAAACCAATGGTTGGAAGATGGGCCGTTATAGATGGTTCCTGATTGTGGGATGTGGAGGCTTCGTTTGGTATTGGTTCCCCGGCTGGATCTTCAAGGGACTGTCTTACTTCACTTGGGTTTGCTGGATCGCGCCTCACAACGTTACCGTGAACAAGCTCTTCGGTGGCATGACTGGTTATGGCTTGATGCCCACATCCTTCGACTGGACCGTATACAGCGGCTACCTTCAGTCTCCTTTGATCCCGCCATTCCACGCCATTGCCAACGTTCTTGTGGGTATTGTCGttttcttcatctgcatATCAATGGGAATCCACTTTACAGGTACATGGTATGCGGATTACTTCCCTGTCCAGTCATCTGAGTCCTACGATAATACAGGCGCCATCTACAATGTCTCGAGGATCCTTGACAGCAACTTCCACTTCAACGAGACAGCGTACAAGGAGTACTCGCCGCTCTTTTTGCCGACACAATTTGCTCTTTCGTATGGATTGTCTTTTGCAGCTGTGACAGCCGTCGTCGTGCACGTTGTACTCTACCACGGGCACGAAATCTGGAGACAATTCAAGCTCGCCCGTAACCAGGAGGATGATGTCCACATGCGCCTAATGAAGAAGTACCGAGACGCAGAGGATTGGTGGTATGCTG CCCTTTTCATCGTCATGGTAGCCATCTCGATTGGTGTCATTGCTGGCTGGCCGACTGGTTTTCCTGTCTGGGCTTACTTCATCTGCCTTCTCATCCCCGTGTTGTGGCTTATCCCCATTGGTGTTGTTCAGGCCATCACTAACATTCAGCTCGGTCTCAACGTTTTGACAGAGTTTATCATTGGTTACATGGTTCCTGGCCGTCCCATGGCTATGATGATGTTCAAGAACTACGGCTACATCTGTATGGGCCAGGCACTCTACTTTGCCCAGGACCTCAAGCTCGGTCATTACATGAAGGTCCCTCCTCGTGTTATGTTTTCTTCGCAGCTCGTCGCGTCTATTTGGTCGGCTATTGTGCAGATTTGTGTGATGAACTGGGCTCTTGGCCACATTCCCGATGTTTGCTCCATTGACCAACCCAACAATTACACCTGCCCAGGAGGTCGTGTCTTTTACACAGCCTCTGTTATTTGGGGAGCCATTGGCCCAGCCCGTATCTTCAGCCACGGTGCCATTTACTCATCTCTTCAGTGGTTCTGGCTGGTGGGTGCTGTCACACCTATCATTACATGGCTTCTCGCTCGCAAGTGGCCGCGTTCAATCTGGCGCTATGTCAGCACCCCTCTGATTTATGGAGGTGCTGGTATGCTGCCTCCAGCCTCTGTCTACATTTATCTCTGTTGGGGTATTGTCGGTGCTTTCTTCAACCGGTTTGTCAAGAGGAGATACACTGGCTGGTGGCTGCAGTACAACTACGTCACATCGGCAGCTCTGGACTGTGGTCTTATCATGTCGACCATGGTAATCTTCTTCACACTGTACTTGACGAGTGCATCTCCTCCAAACTGGTGGGGAAATTATGGTGCCATGGAGACAATGGATTGGAAGACGCATGCTATTTCAAAATCGGTGCCTGAAGGAACCATTATTGGACCCTCAACATGGAACTGA
- the RPL37 gene encoding 60S ribosomal protein L37 — MTKGTSSFGKRHNKTHTLCRRCGRRSLHVQKHECSSCGYPAAKIRKYNWSEKAKRRKTVGTGRTRYLKDVSRRFKNGFQTGTPKGARGVTAEKA; from the exons ATGA CGAAGGGTACCTCCAGCTTCGGTAAGCGTCACAACAAGACGCACACCCTGTGCCGACGATGCG GTCGCCGCTCTCTTCACGTCCAGAAGCATGAGTGCTCTTCTTGCGGTTACCCTGCTGCCAAGATCCGCAAGT ACAACTGGTCCGAGAAGGCTAAGCGAAGAAAGACCGTCGGTACCGGCCGCACTCGCTACCTCAAGGATGTGTCCCGACGATTCAAGAACGGTTTCCAGACTGGCACACCCAAGGGCGCCCGTGGCGTTACTGCCGAGAAGGCCTAG
- a CDS encoding hypothetical protein (TransMembrane:12 (i155-177o197-216i221-238o250-273i280-303o309-329i521-545o565-589i610-630o642-663i683-699o705-726i)), translating into MSENTNVPRWRRFLGASSGAGSTEASPQNSYGPSKWSMGVLNDKKTIEVPGSVLLLASHRNEPLGLRNVHARNSHSSIPTGFVVDERRASASSAAAAAAATSVAAESHRPASSSRPASANEDKKKTSDGAIILEPQPEDSGNDPLNWPSWKRDSALLSLGFYCMIGGGTTPLIAAGFTDVAEEYNVDVERVALTTGLYMMGMGLGSVVFSPTAILYGKRPVYLASAVMFIGTSLWSAWSPSFNSLLAARVFQGFAVAPVECLPSATIAEIFFLHERAYRIGIYTLLLLGGKNLVPLVSAVIIGSLGWRWTFWILAMIIGLGAVLLFLFVPETFWDRTPHARPKHPAKRPSFLRRLSSRHQQVQQPTEEKVLEPELGEHSVEVPPAQDGRQSPVPSHHSHHHRARNLHVGFAGPDATDKETSASGLDSGSPKALADSSDKDSTSPSGADTATGSGSINNSFKLGPSLENEKLNASDFEGPPKVQAYTHNLRQQPPKSFTQTLKPWHGRLNGDNWFKVMVRPFVLFAYPAVLWSSAVYACSVGWLIVISESIAMIYRDRESYNFTALQTGLVYISPFIGGILGTGVAGKVSDIIVKMMSRRNGGLYEPEFRLVMAIPILITTCIGLMGFGWSAEEKDHWMVPTFFFGVVSFGCSLGSTTAITFCVDSYRQYAGEALVTLNFSKNILHGLVFSLFVTHWLHGDGPKMVYIWIGIIQLALMLFTIPMYIYGKRARMWTVRANLMEKF; encoded by the exons ATGTCAGAAAACACCAATGTGCCCAGATGGCGGCGCTTTCTAGGCGCCAGCTCTGGCGCCGGCTCTACCGAAGCTTCCCCTCAGAATTCTTACGGGCCGTCGAAATGGAGCATGGGAGTTTTGAACGATAAAAAGACCATTGAGGTTCCAG GCtctgttcttctccttgcaTCCCATCGCAACGAACCGCTTGGTTTGCGAAACGTTCATGCGAGAAACTCCCATTCTTCTATTCCTACCGGCTTTGTTGTCGATGAGCGGAGAGCGTCAGCCTCATCAGCAGCCGCGGCAGCCGCGGCAACATCAGTTGCGGCGGAAAGTCATCGGCCAGCAAGTTCAAGTCGCCCGGCTAGTGCAAAtgaagacaagaagaagacaagtGACGGTGCTATCATCCTGGAACCCCAGCCCGAGGACTCAGGGAATGACCCCTTGAATTGGCCATCCTGGAAACGAGATTCTGCTCTTTTGTCACTTGGCTTTTACTGCATGATTGGTGGTGGCACCACCCCTTTGATTGCTGCTGGCTTCACGGATGTTGCCGAAGAGTACAACGTCGACGTCGAGAGAGTAGCCCTAACCACTGGACTTTACATGATGGGCATGGGCCTTGGTTCAGTCGTGTTCTCACCAACTGCCATTCTTTATGGTAAGCGCCCAGTATACTTGGCCAGCGCCGTCATGTTCATTGGCACATCGCTTTGGTCTGCATGGTCTCCAAGCTTCAACTCTCTACTGGCCGCCAGAGTCTTTCAAGGCTTCGCCGTCGCTCCAGTCGAATGTCTCCCGTCAGCTACAATCGCTGAGATCTTTTTCCTTCACGAGCGAGCATATCGTATCGGCATCTACACCCTCCTTTTGCTTGGTGGCAAGAACTTGGTCCCTCTTGTTAGCGCAGTCATTATTGGCAGTCTCGGATGGCGCTGGACCTTCTGGATCTTAGCTATGATCATTGGGTTGGGTGCTGTACTGCTCTTCTTATTCGTTCCCGAGACATTTTGGGATCGAACACCTCACGCAAGACCCAAACATCCTGCGAAGAGGCCGAGCTTCCTCCGCCGACTCTCATCTCGTCATCAGCAGGTTCAACAACCCACAGAAGAAAAGGTACTGGAGCCTGAGCTTGGAGAACATTCAGTTGAAGTGCCTCCCGCCCAAGATGGACGACAATCGCCTGTTCCATCCCATCactcccaccaccaccgagcCAGAAACCTCCATGTGGGCTTCGCCGGGCCTGACGCTACTGACAAAGAGACCTCAGCCTCCGGACTCGACTCTGGGTCGCCCAAGGCATTGGCGGATTCTTCTGATAAAGATTCGACCTCGCCTTCGGGTGCTGATACCGCAACTGGAAGCGGTTCCATCAACAACTCGTTCAAGCTGGGCCCGAGCCTCGAGAACGAAAAGTTGAACGCTTCGGACTTTGAGGGCCCACCGAAAGTCCAGGCATACACGCATAACCTTCGCCAACAACCCCCAAAGTCATTCACTCAAACTCTGAAGCCTTGGCATGGAAGACTCAACGGCGACAATTGGTTCAAGGTTATGGTACGCCCATTCGTACTCTTTGCCTATCCTGCTGTTCTGTGGTCATCTGCCGTGTATGCTTGCTCTGTCGGCTGGCTGATTGTCATCTCTGAGTCGATTGCCATGATTTACCGCGACCGAGAGTCTTATAACTTCACTGCTCTCCAGACGGGTCTGGTGTATATCTCGCCGTTCATCGGCGGCATCCTAGGAACAGGTGTTGCAGGCAAGGTCAGCGATATCATTGTCAAGATGATGTCTCGCCGTAATGGCGGACTTTACGAGCCCGAGTTCCGTCTTGTCATGGCCATCCCTATCCTGATTACTACATGTATTGGTCTTATGGGATTTGGGTGGTCGGCCGAGGAGAAAGACCATTGGATGGTCCCTACCTTCTTCTTTGGTGTTGTTTCGTTTGGATGTTCGCTTGGCTCGACAACAGCCATCACGTTCTGCGTCGACAGTTACCGTCAATACGCAGGAGAGGCTTTGGTGACTCTCAATTTCTCAAAGAATATCTTGCACGGCCTTGTCTTCAGTCTCTTTGTTACCCACTGGCTCCACGGAGATGGTCCCAAGATGGTCTATATCTGGATCGGTATAATCCAGCTGGCCTTGATGCTTTTCACGATTCCTATGTACATTTATGGCAAGAGGGCTCGCATGTGGACCGTCCGGGCCAACTTGATGGAGAAGTTCTGA